Proteins co-encoded in one Schaalia radingae genomic window:
- a CDS encoding prepilin peptidase, protein MGNDVGALSLALSLMVWIAIAMWLNRAGWRVQRRYFTTINMRPMNRMTVVWVCALTGMVTLLAAHASPMAPAIVTLAMIGPLSAFVDAKTHKLPTRYTLVLAGGAIIGIASVIFCSEYAQQVNDTWWISMIGGMVMWTLPLWLSAKISHGAGYGDVKLAPVLGALTGIPGWACTLGGLVICFVGAGIAAVWAIIALGAHGRTRVALGPWLIGGAALALVLWEIIPSWQIPA, encoded by the coding sequence ATGGGCAACGATGTTGGAGCGCTGTCACTGGCGCTGTCGCTGATGGTCTGGATCGCGATCGCCATGTGGCTGAACCGCGCAGGATGGCGCGTTCAGCGTCGCTACTTCACCACCATCAACATGAGGCCCATGAATCGCATGACGGTGGTATGGGTCTGTGCCCTCACCGGCATGGTCACCCTGCTTGCCGCGCATGCCTCACCGATGGCGCCCGCGATCGTCACTCTTGCGATGATCGGGCCTCTGAGCGCGTTCGTTGACGCCAAGACCCATAAGTTGCCCACGCGTTACACCCTCGTTCTTGCTGGGGGTGCCATCATCGGCATCGCGTCAGTCATTTTCTGCAGCGAGTACGCTCAACAGGTCAACGACACGTGGTGGATCTCCATGATCGGCGGAATGGTGATGTGGACTCTGCCCTTGTGGCTGTCAGCGAAGATTTCGCACGGAGCAGGCTACGGTGACGTCAAACTTGCGCCGGTGCTGGGTGCACTGACAGGTATCCCCGGATGGGCATGCACGTTGGGTGGTCTGGTCATCTGTTTTGTGGGAGCGGGCATCGCAGCGGTGTGGGCGATCATTGCGCTGGGAGCTCATGGCCGCACCCGCGTCGCTCTGGGCCCGTGGCTCATTGGCGGAGCAGCGCTGGCACTGGTCCTGTGGGAGATCATCCCGTCCTGGCAGATACCTGCGTGA
- a CDS encoding shikimate dehydrogenase, which translates to MNIAKPIPESADTSRWAAVIGSPVAHSLSPVLHRTAWDDLGCDPRWAYRRIECDRDGVASLIQQWDPNCLGLSVTMPCKQVIAPLMDVVDPLAKAVGSINTVVPAGGVLTGLNTDVEGIVEAVRRARTGLEPIRSATILGGRATASSALAALKSMHVDDVRIVARRFSGPGSVVMAESRLGVTSTHIMWDDTERVIASLDETDVVISTMPAGVCDNIAARVRPRSEQTLLDVVYAPTITPLVQAYRDRGARIAHGLDMLVFQGLAQVRVMTSRTPRVEPVMDAVYRAAEVPRAS; encoded by the coding sequence ATGAATATTGCGAAGCCAATCCCGGAAAGTGCTGACACGAGCCGCTGGGCGGCGGTCATTGGGTCGCCCGTGGCGCACTCGTTGTCACCCGTCCTGCACAGGACCGCATGGGACGATCTGGGGTGTGACCCACGGTGGGCCTACCGACGCATCGAATGCGACAGGGACGGCGTTGCATCCCTGATCCAGCAGTGGGATCCGAACTGTCTGGGACTGTCAGTGACCATGCCGTGTAAGCAGGTCATTGCCCCGCTCATGGATGTAGTTGATCCGCTGGCCAAAGCAGTGGGATCCATCAACACTGTCGTCCCGGCAGGCGGGGTACTGACCGGTCTGAACACGGATGTCGAAGGCATCGTGGAAGCTGTCAGGCGAGCGCGCACTGGACTCGAGCCGATTCGCAGCGCAACGATCCTGGGGGGCCGCGCAACTGCCTCATCCGCGCTGGCTGCGCTGAAGAGCATGCACGTTGATGATGTCCGTATCGTCGCGCGGCGCTTTTCGGGGCCAGGATCCGTTGTTATGGCAGAAAGCCGCCTGGGCGTGACCAGTACCCACATCATGTGGGATGACACTGAACGCGTCATCGCCAGCCTGGATGAAACTGATGTCGTGATCTCCACTATGCCCGCCGGCGTGTGTGACAACATTGCCGCACGTGTACGGCCACGATCCGAACAGACTCTGCTGGACGTGGTGTATGCACCGACTATCACACCACTCGTTCAGGCCTACCGTGACCGTGGGGCGCGCATTGCTCACGGCCTCGACATGCTGGTATTCCAGGGACTGGCGCAGGTGCGCGTGATGACCAGTCGAACACCCCGAGTCGAACCCGTCATGGATGCGGTGTATCGTGCAGCGGAAGTACCTCGAGCATCATGA
- a CDS encoding replication-associated recombination protein A: MDLFDSEGIDTNGVPSFDEHAPLAVRMRPTSIDEVVGQNHLLTAGSPLRRMLSAAADSGPLSSMILWGPPGTGKTTLAYLVARASHRHFEELSAVSSGVKDIRDVIASARRRTAASGEDTILFVDEVHRFSKSQQDALLPAVENRWVTLVAATTENPSFSVISPLLSRSLLLTLHPLDEDGISALITRSLDDARGLKSEFTIDEAALASLVRLAGADGRKALTLLEAAAGAARDADDTVIAQHHVETAANQALVRWDQDQHYDVASAFIKSMRGSDVDAAVHYLARMIEAGEDPRFIARRVMICASEDVGMAAPEILGICVAAAQAVAMVGMPEARIILAQAVIAVATAPKSNASYLAIDKALADLRSGKGGPVPAHLRDAHYAGAKKLGHGEGYLYAHDAPHSVAAQQYLPDDLQGTQYYRPTENGTEAMITKRLTVLRQLLSMG, encoded by the coding sequence ATGGATTTATTTGACAGTGAAGGCATTGACACCAATGGGGTACCCTCGTTCGACGAGCATGCGCCGCTCGCTGTGCGGATGCGCCCCACCTCGATTGACGAGGTTGTCGGGCAGAACCATCTGCTGACGGCGGGATCGCCCCTGCGACGCATGCTGTCAGCGGCAGCAGATTCTGGACCGCTCTCCTCCATGATCCTGTGGGGTCCGCCGGGAACCGGTAAAACGACCCTTGCCTACCTCGTGGCACGCGCCTCACATCGACATTTTGAAGAATTGTCCGCTGTTTCATCGGGAGTCAAGGACATTCGCGATGTCATCGCATCGGCACGCCGTCGCACCGCTGCCAGCGGCGAAGACACCATCTTGTTCGTTGATGAGGTCCACAGATTCTCCAAGTCCCAGCAGGACGCACTGCTTCCGGCTGTTGAAAACCGGTGGGTCACACTCGTGGCGGCGACAACCGAGAACCCGTCGTTCTCCGTCATTTCGCCACTGCTGTCACGTTCTTTGCTGTTGACGCTGCATCCACTCGACGAAGACGGGATTAGCGCATTGATTACCCGCTCCCTTGACGATGCTCGCGGACTGAAGAGTGAATTCACCATCGACGAGGCCGCTTTGGCTAGCCTCGTCCGACTGGCAGGAGCAGATGGCCGGAAGGCGTTGACACTGCTTGAAGCTGCAGCAGGTGCGGCGCGCGATGCGGACGATACGGTCATTGCTCAACACCACGTGGAAACCGCCGCAAACCAGGCGCTCGTGCGGTGGGATCAGGACCAGCACTATGACGTGGCTTCCGCGTTTATTAAGTCAATGCGCGGATCTGATGTCGATGCCGCCGTGCACTATTTGGCTCGGATGATCGAAGCGGGGGAGGACCCTCGCTTCATAGCCAGGCGCGTCATGATCTGTGCCTCTGAAGACGTGGGAATGGCGGCGCCGGAAATCCTCGGAATCTGCGTGGCAGCTGCTCAGGCAGTGGCGATGGTCGGCATGCCTGAGGCGCGTATTATCCTGGCACAGGCCGTGATCGCGGTGGCGACCGCCCCGAAATCCAATGCGTCCTATCTCGCGATCGATAAGGCGCTGGCCGACCTGCGCAGCGGGAAAGGCGGCCCGGTGCCTGCTCATCTGCGTGATGCCCATTACGCAGGTGCGAAGAAACTTGGGCACGGGGAAGGCTACCTGTATGCCCACGATGCGCCGCATTCTGTGGCCGCACAACAGTACTTACCGGATGATCTGCAAGGCACTCAGTACTACCGTCCAACTGAAAACGGAACTGAGGCAATGATCACGAAGCGGCTGACAGTGTTAAGGCAGCTGCTGTCCATGGGGTAA
- the aroB gene encoding 3-dehydroquinate synthase, with protein sequence MQAQSASLLGRYRDARMSAIPAHLPIFLVGLPGAGKTRVARLLSERLGVPCEDTDEIVVRTQGRPVTDIFRDEGEAAFREYERQAIELVLNHRSVISLGGGAVTSPQVRQLLKGQTVVFIDADHDELVRRTSGKNHRPLLAGDADAALRRLRSERAGYYDEVATIRVTSDSGPVERVVEDIMMTFSDVTTLTVDGPAPYDVLIGHSLVPQVLTHYVPGGSRTLIVHPPAVAEYVDQIADNLTRQGVEVAVMEHPDGESGKTFAVAEVGWQAAAEAHIGRRDTVIGIGGGATTDLAGFIAATWLRGVDVIQIPTTLLGMVDAAVGGKTGINTPAGKNLVGSFHTPRVVIEDVALLDTLPSQQMRSAMGEVIKCGFIADRAIIDLIRDHIEDTAVLIDPHGLYLRELVERSVAVKVRVVSSDLKESGMREILNYGHTLAHAIERQENFTWRHGDAVAVGCIFAAELAHARGMLTDEDVQLHRDLFSAFDLPVSYSGARLDDLVQIMKLDKKVRNGELRFVLLDGSGHPVVQVVDPEQLRIPASKVGIHAD encoded by the coding sequence ATGCAGGCGCAATCTGCGAGCCTACTTGGCCGCTATCGAGACGCGCGCATGAGCGCGATCCCCGCACATCTGCCGATTTTCCTGGTCGGACTGCCGGGGGCAGGCAAGACCCGCGTCGCACGGCTGTTGTCTGAACGCCTCGGAGTGCCGTGCGAAGATACTGATGAGATTGTTGTGCGCACCCAGGGTCGTCCCGTCACTGATATCTTCAGGGACGAGGGCGAAGCAGCTTTCCGTGAATATGAACGTCAGGCGATCGAATTGGTCTTGAACCACCGTTCGGTGATCTCACTGGGCGGGGGAGCTGTGACCTCGCCTCAGGTGCGGCAACTGCTGAAAGGTCAGACCGTTGTTTTTATCGACGCGGACCACGATGAACTGGTGCGCCGGACCTCGGGCAAGAATCATCGTCCGCTCCTGGCAGGTGATGCCGATGCTGCTTTACGCAGACTACGCAGTGAACGCGCAGGCTACTACGATGAAGTGGCGACCATACGTGTGACCTCGGATTCAGGTCCAGTGGAGCGTGTTGTGGAGGACATCATGATGACGTTCAGTGACGTGACGACACTGACAGTGGACGGACCTGCTCCCTATGACGTCCTGATCGGACACTCGCTTGTGCCACAGGTGTTGACCCACTACGTTCCCGGCGGGTCACGCACCCTCATTGTGCACCCACCGGCAGTGGCCGAGTACGTCGACCAGATCGCTGACAACCTGACGCGCCAAGGTGTTGAGGTGGCCGTCATGGAACATCCAGATGGCGAAAGCGGAAAAACCTTTGCGGTCGCGGAAGTTGGGTGGCAGGCAGCAGCTGAAGCTCACATTGGCAGACGAGACACCGTGATTGGGATTGGCGGGGGAGCAACCACTGACCTGGCAGGTTTCATCGCCGCCACCTGGCTGCGCGGAGTGGACGTGATCCAGATCCCGACGACGCTCCTGGGCATGGTCGATGCAGCGGTGGGAGGCAAGACCGGTATCAATACGCCGGCCGGCAAGAACCTCGTGGGATCATTTCACACGCCGCGCGTTGTGATCGAGGACGTCGCGCTGCTGGACACGCTGCCGAGCCAGCAGATGCGCTCAGCGATGGGCGAGGTCATCAAGTGCGGTTTCATCGCAGACCGCGCGATCATTGACCTGATTCGTGACCACATCGAAGACACTGCTGTGCTGATCGATCCGCACGGACTCTACCTGCGAGAACTGGTGGAGCGTTCCGTTGCCGTCAAGGTGCGTGTTGTCAGTTCCGACCTCAAGGAATCCGGTATGCGCGAAATTCTTAACTATGGCCACACCCTCGCGCATGCCATTGAGCGGCAGGAAAACTTCACGTGGCGACATGGTGACGCTGTGGCCGTCGGCTGCATCTTTGCCGCCGAACTCGCCCACGCCCGCGGCATGCTCACTGACGAGGATGTCCAGCTTCACCGCGACCTGTTCAGCGCGTTTGACTTGCCTGTGTCCTACAGCGGTGCGCGCCTCGACGACCTTGTCCAGATCATGAAGCTGGATAAGAAAGTGCGCAACGGCGAACTCAGGTTCGTCCTTTTGGACGGTAGTGGCCATCCGGTTGTGCAGGTGGTTGATCCTGAGCAGCTGCGCATTCCAGCGAGCAAGGTAGGCATTCATGCTGACTGA
- the mltG gene encoding endolytic transglycosylase MltG, translating into MELPTRAQRRAQLSAEARRNAARQQRKRRTRRKIRTFIVIIAVLAVLGGAAYVAVSALKSTGVVADQSDDYPGPGSGSVEVTINKGEIGSDIGVKLVEADVVKSVAAFNRAFEANKAASGIKPGTYQLKKQMSASGAVAALLDETNRTENTVTVTPGSVLKQTLDKMREVSGFSDEAIQEAINNPEALGLPAQAQGNLEGWLEPGSYEVSQDDTPADLLSEMIQARVDALDQAGVPEDQRQTVLIKASIVEREMHLEKYMPMVARVIENRLKDTEGETRGQLKMDSTVLYGVGKYGGVPTKDDLANDNPYNTYLIKGLPPGPIASPSSTAINAVLNPEPGDWLYFVTIDLDTGETLFATTNEEQEKNKAKFDEYCEANPGKC; encoded by the coding sequence GTGGAACTACCGACGCGCGCGCAGCGCCGTGCACAACTCAGTGCCGAGGCGCGCCGCAATGCAGCTCGTCAGCAGCGCAAACGTCGAACTCGACGCAAAATTCGGACTTTTATCGTCATCATTGCCGTGCTGGCTGTTCTGGGCGGAGCGGCGTATGTTGCCGTGTCTGCACTGAAGTCCACTGGAGTTGTGGCGGACCAAAGCGATGACTACCCAGGCCCCGGCTCAGGAAGCGTCGAAGTCACCATTAACAAAGGCGAGATCGGTTCCGATATTGGAGTTAAACTTGTCGAGGCCGACGTGGTGAAGTCAGTTGCAGCCTTTAACCGCGCGTTTGAAGCAAATAAGGCGGCATCGGGCATCAAACCCGGCACGTACCAGCTGAAGAAACAGATGTCGGCTTCTGGTGCCGTGGCAGCGTTGCTGGATGAAACCAACCGTACGGAAAACACCGTGACTGTCACCCCAGGTTCGGTACTGAAGCAGACTCTCGATAAAATGCGTGAAGTGAGCGGCTTCAGTGACGAGGCGATTCAGGAAGCCATCAACAACCCTGAAGCACTGGGACTGCCTGCGCAGGCTCAGGGTAATCTCGAAGGCTGGCTTGAACCAGGTTCGTACGAGGTATCTCAGGACGATACGCCTGCTGACCTGCTCTCGGAGATGATTCAGGCGCGAGTCGACGCACTGGATCAGGCAGGAGTACCCGAGGACCAGCGCCAGACCGTCCTGATTAAAGCTTCCATTGTGGAGCGCGAAATGCACCTGGAAAAGTACATGCCGATGGTGGCACGCGTCATTGAAAACCGCCTGAAGGACACTGAAGGTGAAACTCGTGGCCAGCTCAAGATGGATTCCACCGTCCTGTACGGTGTGGGCAAGTATGGCGGCGTTCCTACGAAGGATGACCTGGCCAACGACAACCCGTATAACACCTACCTGATCAAGGGACTGCCTCCGGGGCCCATCGCCTCGCCATCATCCACAGCAATTAACGCGGTCCTCAATCCTGAACCCGGTGACTGGCTTTATTTCGTCACCATCGACCTTGACACCGGTGAAACCCTGTTCGCGACGACGAACGAGGAACAGGAAAAGAACAAGGCAAAGTTCGATGAATATTGCGAAGCCAATCCCGGAAAGTGCTGA
- the alaS gene encoding alanine--tRNA ligase produces the protein MRTSEIRSRWLDYFAAHDHEIRPSVSLISPDPSILFTIAGMVPFIPYITGVEPPPWPRVASVQKCIRTNDIDNVGRTTRHGTFFQMNGNFSFGDYFKEGAIHLAWDLLTGSEKDGMYGLDGDRLWTTLWENDDESYDVLTKQIGMDPRHIVKLPREENFWDTGQPGPAGPCCEWHYDRGPEYGPEAVGGTVDPGGDRYLELWNLVFDQYMRGEGSGKDYPLLGELDDKAIDTGAGLERLAFVLQDKPNMYEIDEVYPVIQAVEEMSGRHYHDDADDDVRMRVVADHIRSAMMLILDGVRPGNDGRGYVLRRLMRRAIRSMRLLGVDTSSLPTLMPVSRDAMAPSYPDLVTNWDLVSDVAYGEEESFMHTLTSGTTILNAAVKQARETSQEAHSTATLSGEDAFALHDTYGFPIDLTLEMAAEQGVSVDEQRFTELMNEQKQRARQDARAKKTGHVDVRVFHEIAHELGGQSQFLGYTDMAADAHVAAILVDGQSVPAATAPAHVEVVLDQTPFYAEMGGQQPDHGTIRVAEGGGVVRIDDVQAPIKGLTVHRGELVEGTISVAADAWAEIDTERRRAIARAHTATHMIHRALHQIVSDNATQAGSENSPSRLRFDFRHNSALEASQVDDIESLVNDRLSDDLAVTDEVMPIEQALQTGAMALFGEKYGSEVRVVSIGGDWSKELCAGTHVPTTGHIGRIALLGESSIGSGVRRIDALVGSGAYGFQAREHALVSQLSSLLGGRPEDLPSRVEQLMARVKKAEKALEEAETRGALAHVDQLIAEATMHNGIRAVAASAGQMSSADNVRSLALAVRDKMGEGEPAVVALIGDIDSKPSIVVATNQSARERGVKAGMLVRTAAQVLGGGGGGRDDVAQGGGRDLTNMDQALSAITDSLK, from the coding sequence ATGCGCACCTCTGAGATTCGTTCCCGCTGGCTCGACTACTTCGCCGCACACGATCACGAAATTCGTCCATCAGTTTCCCTGATTTCTCCCGATCCATCGATTCTGTTCACGATCGCGGGGATGGTGCCGTTCATTCCGTATATCACCGGCGTTGAACCGCCGCCGTGGCCGCGCGTCGCATCGGTGCAAAAGTGTATCCGCACCAACGACATTGACAACGTTGGACGCACCACGCGCCACGGCACGTTCTTCCAGATGAACGGAAACTTCTCCTTCGGTGACTACTTCAAGGAAGGTGCGATCCACCTGGCGTGGGATCTGCTGACCGGCTCGGAAAAGGACGGCATGTACGGCCTGGACGGGGATCGACTGTGGACGACGCTGTGGGAGAATGATGACGAGTCCTACGACGTGCTGACCAAACAGATCGGTATGGATCCGCGCCACATCGTCAAGCTTCCACGCGAGGAAAACTTCTGGGATACAGGCCAGCCCGGACCGGCCGGTCCATGCTGTGAATGGCATTACGATCGCGGCCCCGAATACGGTCCCGAAGCTGTTGGCGGCACCGTTGACCCGGGCGGCGACCGCTACCTCGAACTGTGGAACCTCGTCTTTGACCAGTACATGCGTGGCGAAGGTAGCGGAAAGGACTATCCGCTGCTAGGCGAACTCGATGACAAGGCCATTGACACGGGTGCAGGTCTCGAACGCCTCGCATTCGTCCTGCAGGACAAGCCGAATATGTACGAAATTGACGAGGTTTACCCCGTCATCCAGGCCGTCGAAGAGATGTCCGGGCGCCACTACCATGACGATGCCGATGACGACGTTCGCATGCGCGTGGTGGCTGATCATATTCGCTCCGCGATGATGCTGATCCTCGATGGCGTGCGACCCGGAAACGATGGACGTGGATATGTTCTGCGGCGCCTGATGCGCCGAGCCATCCGGTCGATGCGTCTGCTGGGTGTCGATACATCCTCACTCCCGACGCTGATGCCGGTTTCACGTGACGCCATGGCGCCGTCGTACCCGGATCTGGTGACGAACTGGGATCTTGTCTCAGATGTTGCGTACGGTGAAGAAGAATCGTTCATGCACACCCTCACCTCGGGCACGACGATCCTGAACGCGGCAGTCAAGCAGGCCAGGGAAACGAGCCAGGAGGCGCATTCGACGGCCACCCTCAGCGGTGAAGACGCGTTTGCGCTGCATGACACTTACGGCTTCCCGATTGATCTGACCCTCGAGATGGCGGCCGAACAGGGCGTGAGCGTGGATGAACAGCGCTTCACGGAGCTGATGAACGAGCAGAAGCAGCGTGCTCGCCAGGATGCTCGCGCCAAGAAGACCGGACACGTTGATGTTCGCGTTTTCCACGAGATTGCACACGAGCTGGGCGGGCAGTCTCAGTTCCTCGGATATACCGACATGGCAGCCGACGCGCATGTGGCAGCAATTCTGGTGGATGGCCAGTCAGTGCCCGCAGCAACAGCTCCCGCACATGTTGAGGTCGTCCTCGACCAAACACCGTTCTACGCGGAGATGGGCGGTCAGCAACCCGACCACGGCACCATTCGCGTGGCAGAAGGCGGAGGAGTGGTCCGCATTGATGACGTGCAGGCTCCGATCAAGGGGCTGACGGTCCATCGCGGTGAACTGGTCGAAGGTACCATTTCTGTCGCTGCCGACGCGTGGGCGGAGATCGACACTGAACGCAGGCGCGCCATTGCGCGCGCACACACCGCCACTCACATGATTCATCGCGCTTTGCACCAGATCGTCTCGGACAACGCTACGCAGGCAGGATCGGAGAACTCGCCGTCACGTCTGCGCTTCGACTTCCGCCACAACAGTGCGCTGGAAGCCAGTCAGGTTGATGACATTGAATCCCTGGTCAACGATCGGCTGTCTGATGATCTGGCTGTGACGGATGAAGTGATGCCAATCGAACAGGCTCTGCAGACCGGAGCTATGGCGTTGTTCGGTGAAAAGTACGGTTCCGAAGTGCGTGTTGTGTCGATCGGCGGCGACTGGTCGAAGGAACTGTGCGCAGGTACTCACGTCCCCACAACCGGACATATCGGACGCATCGCGCTGTTGGGTGAATCATCCATCGGATCTGGTGTGCGCCGTATCGATGCACTGGTCGGATCTGGTGCCTACGGATTCCAGGCTCGCGAACATGCCCTTGTTTCGCAGCTGTCATCGCTGCTCGGAGGGCGCCCCGAAGATCTGCCCTCGCGCGTTGAACAGCTGATGGCGCGTGTGAAGAAAGCAGAGAAAGCGCTCGAGGAGGCCGAAACGCGCGGCGCGCTGGCACATGTCGACCAGCTCATCGCTGAGGCCACAATGCATAATGGCATTCGCGCCGTTGCCGCATCGGCCGGCCAGATGAGTTCTGCCGACAACGTGCGTTCCCTGGCGCTCGCCGTGCGCGACAAGATGGGCGAGGGTGAGCCCGCGGTGGTGGCACTGATCGGAGATATCGACTCCAAGCCGAGTATCGTTGTCGCAACCAACCAGAGTGCGCGTGAGCGCGGCGTCAAGGCTGGAATGCTCGTGCGCACTGCTGCGCAGGTTCTCGGTGGAGGTGGCGGTGGCCGTGATGACGTTGCCCAAGGTGGCGGTCGTGATCTGACGAATATGGATCAGGCCCTGTCAGCGATCACCGACTCGCTGAAGTAA
- the rpsD gene encoding 30S ribosomal protein S4, with the protein MSTNRSRKQVRQSRALGIALTPKAVRYFEKRPYGPGEHGRTRRRQDSDYAVRLKEKQRLRAQYGIREAQIRRIFEEARRQDGLTGENLVELLEMRIDALVLRAGFARTIQQARQVVVHRHIMVDGKIVDRPSFRVKPGQTIQVKPKSQTTVPFEIAASGVHRDVLPAVPDYLDVELERLKATLVRRPKRAEVPVTCDVQMVVEHYSR; encoded by the coding sequence ATGTCGACGAATCGTTCACGGAAGCAGGTGCGCCAGTCACGCGCACTCGGAATCGCGCTGACCCCGAAGGCTGTGCGTTACTTTGAGAAGCGCCCCTACGGCCCCGGCGAGCACGGCCGTACCCGGCGTCGCCAGGATTCCGACTACGCCGTTCGTCTGAAGGAAAAGCAGCGTCTGCGCGCACAGTACGGCATCCGCGAAGCTCAGATTCGCCGCATCTTCGAAGAAGCTCGCCGTCAGGACGGCCTGACCGGTGAAAACCTGGTTGAGCTGCTCGAAATGCGCATTGATGCTCTGGTTCTGCGTGCAGGATTTGCCCGCACCATCCAGCAGGCTCGCCAGGTGGTTGTCCACCGTCACATCATGGTGGACGGCAAGATCGTTGACCGCCCCTCTTTCCGCGTGAAGCCCGGACAGACGATCCAAGTCAAGCCAAAGTCGCAGACCACTGTTCCGTTCGAGATAGCCGCCTCCGGCGTGCACCGCGATGTGCTGCCGGCAGTTCCGGATTACCTCGACGTTGAGCTGGAACGTCTCAAGGCCACACTGGTGCGTCGCCCCAAGCGCGCTGAAGTCCCGGTGACCTGTGACGTGCAAATGGTCGTTGAGCACTACTCGCGCTGA
- the aroC gene encoding chorismate synthase, protein MLRWITAGESHGPALVATLDGLPAGITCTTQTITQALARRRLGYGRGARQRFEQDVVHILSGIRHGTTLGSPIAVTIENTEWPKWETVMSADPVDPDALLVNAGTGDEREVARNKRLTRPRPGHADLPGMLSYGHEDARNILERASARETAARVALGAIAEEYLRQVAGIELVSHVVAVGDRYVGSTTLPTPRETQALDKSPVRTLDPQAEQEFTEAIDKAQGNGDTIGGIAEVIAYNVPIGIGTHVSADQRLDTQLAGALMSIQSVKAVEIGDGFLQARMPGSTAHDEIVHADDGHLTRTSNHAGGIEGGTSNGQPIIVRAGFKPISTVPHSLRTVDMATGEDAQALHQRSDTCQVVPGAVIAQAMVALVMARALQSHAGGNSLEECRRNLRAYLAAIETRA, encoded by the coding sequence ATGCTCAGATGGATCACCGCTGGAGAATCACATGGCCCGGCTCTTGTCGCGACCCTGGATGGACTACCCGCCGGCATCACATGCACGACGCAGACCATCACGCAGGCATTGGCTCGCCGCCGCCTTGGATACGGACGAGGCGCACGTCAACGCTTCGAACAAGACGTCGTGCACATTCTGTCCGGTATTCGTCACGGCACCACCCTCGGATCTCCGATCGCCGTGACCATCGAGAACACAGAATGGCCCAAGTGGGAAACCGTCATGAGTGCGGATCCGGTGGATCCCGACGCATTGCTCGTCAATGCCGGAACCGGCGATGAGCGCGAAGTTGCCCGCAATAAACGCCTGACTCGGCCTCGTCCAGGACACGCTGATCTGCCAGGAATGCTGTCGTACGGCCACGAGGATGCCCGGAATATCCTCGAGCGCGCTTCTGCGCGCGAAACTGCCGCTCGGGTCGCTTTGGGAGCTATTGCCGAGGAATATTTGCGCCAGGTTGCCGGAATTGAACTGGTCAGCCACGTCGTTGCTGTCGGAGACCGCTATGTTGGCTCCACCACGCTTCCGACTCCGCGCGAAACCCAGGCCCTTGATAAGTCGCCCGTACGTACCCTGGATCCGCAGGCTGAACAGGAATTCACGGAGGCGATTGATAAGGCTCAAGGCAACGGTGACACGATCGGTGGTATTGCTGAAGTCATCGCCTACAACGTTCCGATCGGAATCGGCACGCATGTCAGTGCTGACCAACGCCTGGATACCCAGCTTGCCGGTGCGCTCATGTCCATCCAGTCCGTCAAGGCCGTCGAAATCGGTGACGGCTTCCTGCAGGCACGCATGCCTGGGTCAACCGCACATGATGAAATAGTTCATGCCGACGACGGCCACCTGACCCGAACTTCCAACCATGCGGGCGGCATTGAGGGCGGGACCAGCAACGGGCAGCCGATTATTGTGCGCGCAGGCTTCAAACCGATTTCCACGGTGCCGCACTCGTTGCGAACCGTGGATATGGCAACCGGTGAGGATGCGCAGGCACTGCATCAGCGCTCCGACACGTGTCAGGTTGTCCCCGGAGCAGTCATCGCGCAGGCGATGGTCGCCCTCGTCATGGCTCGGGCGCTTCAATCACATGCGGGCGGGAATTCACTGGAAGAATGCAGGCGCAATCTGCGAGCCTACTTGGCCGCTATCGAGACGCGCGCATGA
- the ruvX gene encoding Holliday junction resolvase RuvX, whose translation MRTGVRLGLDVGTVRIGVARSDERGIVCLPVETVHVQRDHSEIDDLLDIIDEYDPIEIVVGLPRHLKGTEGQSAHMARSVANRIAARWRGGRICMVDERLTSNQAHSRLRDSKVETHRHREMVDQVAAQIILELALESERISGTPPGQTVSLGDPSLSSGKAERD comes from the coding sequence ATGCGAACGGGAGTACGTCTGGGACTGGACGTGGGGACCGTGCGCATCGGTGTGGCCAGGTCCGATGAACGCGGGATCGTGTGCCTGCCGGTGGAGACCGTTCATGTTCAACGGGATCATTCTGAAATCGATGATCTGTTGGACATCATCGATGAATACGATCCGATTGAGATCGTGGTCGGGCTGCCTCGGCACCTGAAGGGGACAGAGGGACAAAGTGCCCATATGGCCCGTAGCGTGGCCAACCGAATTGCGGCACGCTGGCGTGGCGGACGCATCTGTATGGTGGATGAACGCTTAACCTCCAATCAGGCTCACAGCAGGCTCCGGGACAGTAAAGTGGAAACTCACCGCCATCGGGAGATGGTGGACCAGGTCGCGGCTCAGATTATTCTGGAGCTAGCGCTGGAGAGCGAACGAATATCGGGGACTCCGCCAGGGCAGACCGTGTCTCTGGGAGATCCATCGTTGAGTAGTGGAAAGGCCGAACGTGACTGA